One Triticum dicoccoides isolate Atlit2015 ecotype Zavitan chromosome 5B, WEW_v2.0, whole genome shotgun sequence genomic window carries:
- the LOC119308785 gene encoding myb family transcription factor PHL7-like isoform X1 — protein sequence MESGENNMGSNDGPNSKASLAARQRLRWTDELHEQFVEAVTQLGGPDRATPKGVLRIMGTPGLTIYHVKSHLQKYRLAKYIPDSSADGNKADNKDPGDSLAGLDGSSGMQISEALKLQMEVQKRLHEQLEVQRQLQLRIEAQGKYLKKIIEEQQRFGGGGIKSETPGAGATVTVSSDQFPDSERTDPSTPAPTSESASQGGAFKRDSGSQTEAIKSPCHDEPLLTADSNCHPGSPTLSPKHERAAKRQRGSDAEFPEAELSLPQHIFESSSGPEFQQCSVPYYSGH from the exons ATGGAATCAGGTGAAAACAACATGGGCTCGAATGATGGACCAAACAGCAAAGCTAGCTTGGCTGCGAGGCAACGCTTGCGGTGGACAGATGAGTTGCATGAACAATTTGTGGAGGCTGTTACTCAACTGGGCGGTCCTGATA GAGCAACTCCTAAAGGAGTTTTGAGAATTATGGGTACACCAGGATTAACAATATACCATGTGAAAAGTCACCTACAG AAATACAGGCTAGCAAAGTACATTCCCGACTCTTCAGCTGATG GTAACAAGGCTGATAACAAAGATCCAGGGGATTCGCTAGCAGGACTTGATGGATCCTC TGGAATGCAGATATCTGAAGCCCTGAAGCTGCAGATGGAGGTCCAAAAGCGGTTGCATGAACAGCTCGAA GTACAAAGGCAGCTGCAGCTGCGAATCGAGGCACAGGGAAAGTACCTTAAGAAAATCATAGAAGAGCAGCAGCGTTTCGGTGGCGGTGGTATAAAGTCTGAAACACCTGGTGCAGGAGCAACTGTCACAGTGTCGAGCGATCAGTTCCCCGACTCTGAGAGGACAGACCCCTCGACTCCTGCACCGACATCTGAATCTGCATCTCAAGGTGGGGCTTTCAAAAGAGACAGTGGAAGCCAGACTGAAGCAATCAAGAGCCCATGTCATGATGAACCGCTGCTAACAGCAGATTCCAACTGTCATCCCGGTTCTCCTACTCTCAGTCCAAAGCACGAGAGGGCAGCAAAGAGGCAGCGAGGCAGCGATGCTGAATTCCCGGAGGCCGAGTTATCCCTTCCGCAGCATATCTTCGAGTCGAGCTCGGGGCCAGAGTTCCAGCAATGTTCGGTGCCCTACTACTCGGGTCATTAG
- the LOC119308785 gene encoding myb family transcription factor PHL7-like isoform X2, with amino-acid sequence MGSNDGPNSKASLAARQRLRWTDELHEQFVEAVTQLGGPDRATPKGVLRIMGTPGLTIYHVKSHLQKYRLAKYIPDSSADGNKADNKDPGDSLAGLDGSSGMQISEALKLQMEVQKRLHEQLEVQRQLQLRIEAQGKYLKKIIEEQQRFGGGGIKSETPGAGATVTVSSDQFPDSERTDPSTPAPTSESASQGGAFKRDSGSQTEAIKSPCHDEPLLTADSNCHPGSPTLSPKHERAAKRQRGSDAEFPEAELSLPQHIFESSSGPEFQQCSVPYYSGH; translated from the exons ATGGGCTCGAATGATGGACCAAACAGCAAAGCTAGCTTGGCTGCGAGGCAACGCTTGCGGTGGACAGATGAGTTGCATGAACAATTTGTGGAGGCTGTTACTCAACTGGGCGGTCCTGATA GAGCAACTCCTAAAGGAGTTTTGAGAATTATGGGTACACCAGGATTAACAATATACCATGTGAAAAGTCACCTACAG AAATACAGGCTAGCAAAGTACATTCCCGACTCTTCAGCTGATG GTAACAAGGCTGATAACAAAGATCCAGGGGATTCGCTAGCAGGACTTGATGGATCCTC TGGAATGCAGATATCTGAAGCCCTGAAGCTGCAGATGGAGGTCCAAAAGCGGTTGCATGAACAGCTCGAA GTACAAAGGCAGCTGCAGCTGCGAATCGAGGCACAGGGAAAGTACCTTAAGAAAATCATAGAAGAGCAGCAGCGTTTCGGTGGCGGTGGTATAAAGTCTGAAACACCTGGTGCAGGAGCAACTGTCACAGTGTCGAGCGATCAGTTCCCCGACTCTGAGAGGACAGACCCCTCGACTCCTGCACCGACATCTGAATCTGCATCTCAAGGTGGGGCTTTCAAAAGAGACAGTGGAAGCCAGACTGAAGCAATCAAGAGCCCATGTCATGATGAACCGCTGCTAACAGCAGATTCCAACTGTCATCCCGGTTCTCCTACTCTCAGTCCAAAGCACGAGAGGGCAGCAAAGAGGCAGCGAGGCAGCGATGCTGAATTCCCGGAGGCCGAGTTATCCCTTCCGCAGCATATCTTCGAGTCGAGCTCGGGGCCAGAGTTCCAGCAATGTTCGGTGCCCTACTACTCGGGTCATTAG